The following coding sequences lie in one Mucilaginibacter sp. KACC 22773 genomic window:
- a CDS encoding MBL fold metallo-hydrolase, with product MNITFHGAARNVTGSKHLIRLKDETAILLDCGMFQGMGDQSDNLNEHFGFNPEKVDYMVLSHAHIDHCGLIPRLVAEGYNGPIYCTPATMDLTRILLMDSAHIQMQDAEYSNKHRARKGLPLIEPLYTDKEAMDALRLFKIVEYNEEFEITPQVKLKFTDAGHILGSASVHLAITEDAKLTNITFSGDVGRYDDMLLNDPQPFAQADYILLESTYGDSLHKDQGPIEEALLEIIKQTCEVKGGKVIIPAFSVGRTQELLYALNALELKGTLPDLRYYVDSPLSEKATEVLMNHPEVYNKQVKQVLKTDANPFGFKGLRFIQSTEESKALNNDPRPCVIISSSGMAEAGRVKHHIKNNINNNKNTILMVGYCEPNSLGGHLLAGDSEVHIFGETYQVNAEVRSIRSMSAHGDYEDLLHFLACQDPAKVKEIFLVHGEYDVQQHFSVKLKEKGFDRVEIPYQHQRIDLR from the coding sequence ATGAATATAACCTTTCATGGCGCTGCACGTAACGTTACCGGCAGCAAACACCTTATCCGCTTAAAAGACGAAACCGCAATTTTATTAGATTGCGGCATGTTCCAGGGTATGGGCGATCAGTCTGACAACCTGAACGAGCATTTCGGTTTCAATCCTGAAAAGGTTGATTATATGGTACTGTCGCACGCGCATATAGATCATTGCGGATTGATACCCCGGTTGGTTGCCGAGGGTTATAATGGCCCGATCTATTGCACACCGGCCACTATGGATCTTACCCGCATCCTCCTGATGGATTCGGCACATATCCAGATGCAGGACGCGGAGTATAGCAACAAACACCGCGCACGCAAAGGGTTACCCTTGATTGAGCCACTTTACACGGATAAAGAGGCCATGGATGCGCTAAGGTTATTTAAGATTGTGGAATACAATGAAGAATTTGAAATAACCCCCCAGGTGAAGTTAAAGTTCACAGATGCCGGCCATATTTTAGGCAGTGCATCGGTACATCTGGCAATTACCGAGGATGCCAAACTTACCAACATCACTTTTAGCGGCGATGTTGGCCGTTATGACGACATGCTGCTGAACGACCCGCAACCGTTTGCCCAGGCCGACTATATTTTGCTGGAATCTACCTATGGCGATTCATTGCACAAAGACCAGGGCCCGATAGAGGAAGCTTTACTGGAAATTATTAAACAAACCTGCGAGGTAAAAGGGGGCAAGGTAATTATTCCGGCTTTTAGTGTCGGGCGTACACAGGAACTGCTATACGCATTAAATGCTTTGGAGCTGAAAGGGACACTTCCTGATTTGCGTTATTACGTAGATAGCCCGTTATCTGAAAAAGCCACCGAAGTTTTAATGAACCACCCGGAGGTTTATAATAAACAGGTAAAGCAAGTATTAAAAACCGATGCCAATCCTTTTGGTTTTAAAGGATTGCGTTTTATCCAATCAACCGAGGAATCAAAGGCGCTGAATAACGATCCGCGGCCATGTGTTATCATCTCCTCATCGGGCATGGCCGAGGCTGGACGGGTGAAACATCATATTAAGAACAACATTAACAATAATAAAAATACCATTTTAATGGTAGGTTATTGCGAACCCAATTCCCTTGGCGGCCACTTGCTTGCCGGCGACAGTGAAGTACATATTTTTGGCGAAACGTACCAGGTTAATGCCGAAGTGCGCTCGATAAGATCAATGAGCGCCCATGGCGACTATGAAGACCTGCTACATTTTTTGGCTTGTCAGGATCCGGCAAAGGTAAAGGAGATTTTTTTGGTTCACGGCGAATATGATGTTCAGCAACATTTTAGCGTGAAGTTAAAGGAAAAAGGTTTTGACCGGGTTGAAATTCCTTATCAGCATCAGCGGATAGATTTAAGGTAA
- a CDS encoding BlaI/MecI/CopY family transcriptional regulator, translating into MEIKELTRAEEQLMQVLWQLEKAYVKDVIDMLPEPKPAYNTVSTIIRILETKGFVGHTAFGKSHQYHPIVSKDQYQDFASDKLLSGYFDNSVNRMLSFFVKKEKIDLKEADEIMKLIEKLKDK; encoded by the coding sequence ATGGAAATTAAAGAGTTAACCCGCGCCGAAGAACAATTAATGCAGGTATTATGGCAACTGGAAAAAGCATATGTAAAAGATGTGATTGACATGTTGCCCGAACCTAAGCCTGCATATAACACGGTATCAACCATTATCAGGATACTGGAAACAAAGGGCTTTGTAGGGCATACGGCGTTTGGCAAAAGCCACCAATACCACCCGATAGTAAGTAAAGATCAATACCAGGATTTTGCATCTGATAAATTATTGAGCGGATATTTTGATAATTCGGTTAACCGCATGCTTTCCTTTTTTGTAAAAAAAGAGAAGATTGACCTTAAAGAGGCTGACGAGATCATGAAACTGATTGAAAAACTTAAAGACAAATAG
- a CDS encoding M56 family metallopeptidase produces MSWWQYLLLVNIYLVLFYVFYVLLLRKETFFQLNRIYLVTAALLSFFIPVIQADWVQNLFITQQVKYTIYSIPVIQYQFSATENSHLKMGEILAFLYLTGILILSARLTWQLFKLRRVMRMPKAEVPYSFFKTVKLSEDSPDNAVIEAHEQVHAQQWHSADVLLVEMVMIINWFNPVVYLYRIAIKHIHEYIADRQAVQAGASKADYALLLLSQTFNSPVHRLVNPFFNHSLLKQRIMMLQKNKSQRISLIKYGLSAPLFILMLVLSSATINNSKTVTAINNKAREIFIMPASQVGLASMMPDDRQPFANARKSTEANTSKKDTSKVFSSVEQLPEFPGGVPGFMKFISMNIRYPQDAREKKIQGREFCSFIIEEDGSLSHIKTLRGIDPSLDAESIRVLTLSPRWKPGMQNGKPVRTQYSVPISFALELDNQVNKAEDQPVAAPADVYNTVSDLPAFPGGFEALSKFLATNIKYPKDAREKGIEGRVICTFVIETDGTLSNIKVSRSVSPDVDEEAMRVLKLSPNWIPGKQAGKTVRVQYSIPISFKLNDDKHPIKSIGTKTGKVISVNDNTPFYTGVETPGDTIKDNASHQLRLTGKADYKYQPLYVLNGEISSATAVNLLDVDKIESITVLKDKSAITLWGDKGKNGVVVVKTKK; encoded by the coding sequence ATGAGCTGGTGGCAATATTTATTACTAGTAAACATTTACCTGGTTTTGTTTTACGTGTTTTATGTTTTGTTGCTGCGTAAGGAAACCTTTTTTCAGTTAAACAGAATTTATCTTGTCACGGCGGCATTGCTGTCATTTTTTATACCCGTTATACAGGCCGATTGGGTGCAAAACCTTTTTATAACCCAACAGGTAAAATATACTATATATAGCATTCCCGTAATTCAATACCAGTTTAGTGCAACAGAAAACAGCCATCTTAAAATGGGCGAAATTTTGGCATTTTTGTATTTAACGGGCATTTTAATTTTATCGGCCAGGCTTACCTGGCAGTTGTTTAAACTACGCCGCGTTATGCGGATGCCCAAAGCCGAAGTGCCTTATTCTTTTTTTAAAACGGTAAAACTAAGTGAAGATAGCCCGGATAATGCCGTTATTGAAGCGCATGAGCAAGTGCATGCGCAGCAATGGCATTCGGCCGATGTGCTGCTGGTAGAAATGGTGATGATCATTAACTGGTTTAACCCGGTAGTTTACCTGTACCGTATTGCTATTAAACATATTCACGAGTATATTGCCGACAGGCAGGCCGTACAAGCCGGCGCCAGCAAAGCCGACTATGCATTGCTACTGTTGAGCCAAACATTTAACAGCCCGGTACACCGGCTGGTAAATCCTTTTTTTAATCATAGTTTGTTGAAACAACGCATTATGATGCTGCAAAAAAACAAATCGCAACGCATTTCGCTCATAAAATATGGCCTTTCGGCGCCCCTGTTTATATTAATGCTGGTTTTATCTTCGGCCACCATTAATAACAGCAAAACAGTTACTGCTATCAACAATAAGGCCAGGGAAATATTTATAATGCCGGCATCGCAGGTAGGGCTGGCCTCCATGATGCCTGATGACAGGCAGCCGTTTGCAAACGCCCGAAAAAGCACCGAAGCAAATACAAGTAAAAAGGATACAAGTAAAGTATTTTCGTCGGTTGAGCAATTGCCCGAGTTTCCGGGCGGCGTTCCCGGATTTATGAAATTCATAAGTATGAATATCAGGTATCCGCAAGATGCAAGGGAGAAAAAAATACAGGGCAGAGAGTTTTGTTCATTTATTATCGAAGAAGATGGATCACTATCGCACATAAAAACGTTACGTGGAATTGATCCTTCGTTAGATGCCGAGTCTATCCGGGTGCTTACACTCTCGCCCAGGTGGAAGCCGGGGATGCAAAACGGAAAACCTGTACGAACTCAATACTCCGTTCCCATAAGTTTTGCACTGGAACTTGATAACCAAGTTAATAAAGCAGAAGATCAACCAGTAGCCGCCCCTGCCGACGTTTACAATACGGTATCTGATTTGCCTGCTTTTCCGGGCGGCTTTGAGGCATTAAGCAAATTTTTGGCCACCAATATAAAGTATCCAAAAGATGCCCGGGAAAAAGGAATAGAAGGGCGGGTAATATGTACGTTTGTGATAGAAACCGATGGTACATTATCAAACATCAAGGTTTCCAGAAGCGTTAGTCCTGATGTGGATGAGGAAGCAATGAGGGTACTTAAACTATCGCCCAATTGGATACCAGGCAAGCAAGCCGGTAAAACGGTGCGCGTACAATATAGCATACCTATCAGCTTTAAACTGAACGATGATAAGCACCCTATTAAATCTATCGGAACTAAAACAGGCAAAGTAATATCAGTAAACGATAACACGCCGTTTTACACAGGCGTTGAAACTCCAGGCGATACAATTAAAGATAATGCATCGCACCAATTACGCTTAACCGGGAAGGCCGATTATAAATATCAACCGCTTTATGTACTGAATGGAGAAATATCCTCTGCAACAGCAGTTAACCTGCTTGACGTTGATAAAATAGAATCAATAACCGTTTTGAAAGACAAAAGCGCGATAACCCTCTGGGGCGACAAGGGAAAAAATGGCGTTGTGGTGGTAAAAACCAAGAAATAG
- a CDS encoding VOC family protein: MNNAINITINAIQHIGIPVTDVTASQLFYSRLGFNKVMEAPFTDNGGTGTCVMMQRGNMIMELYQLPGAGLSEIRARGNGHIDHVAFDVSDIDEAFNVISEARFNVIEPEPVFLQFWKNGCKYFNITGPDGERLEFNQVL, encoded by the coding sequence ATGAACAACGCCATCAATATAACAATCAACGCTATACAACACATTGGTATTCCTGTTACCGATGTAACTGCCTCCCAATTATTTTATAGCCGGCTTGGGTTTAACAAGGTAATGGAGGCACCTTTTACCGACAATGGCGGCACCGGTACCTGCGTAATGATGCAACGAGGCAATATGATAATGGAACTGTACCAGCTACCCGGGGCAGGCTTGTCAGAAATCCGGGCAAGAGGTAACGGCCATATCGACCATGTGGCCTTTGACGTGTCCGATATCGATGAAGCTTTCAACGTAATATCTGAAGCCAGGTTTAATGTGATAGAGCCCGAACCGGTGTTTCTTCAGTTTTGGAAAAATGGGTGTAAATATTTTAATATTACCGGGCCAGACGGCGAGCGGCTGGAGTTTAACCAGGTACTTTAA
- a CDS encoding N-acetylmuramoyl-L-alanine amidase gives MKNTAYFLLALAIAASLASCSPKGPYALTNKVYKHQTDSVLEVISREQPAMLQDSLGVQIPSEWVGTVNFNARKPNYVIIHFTAQDSAKQTLKTFTLVKPQVSAHYVVAKDGKVYHMLNDYLRAWQAGISKWGSITDMNSCSIGIEIDNNGHEPFNEVQVKSLLALLAQLKKAYNIPTANFIGHQDIAPARKPDPGPLFPWKLLATKGFGFWSDELLELPPDNFDYATALRLIGYDISNLPAAITAFKRHFVQVEDSPVMSQLDLNVLYNVYRKY, from the coding sequence ATGAAAAATACCGCATACTTTTTACTGGCCCTGGCTATAGCAGCCAGCCTGGCATCCTGCTCGCCTAAGGGTCCCTACGCCCTTACCAACAAAGTGTACAAACACCAAACAGACTCAGTACTTGAAGTGATATCCCGTGAACAGCCGGCCATGCTACAGGATAGCCTGGGCGTTCAGATACCCAGCGAATGGGTTGGTACCGTGAACTTTAACGCCAGGAAGCCTAACTATGTGATCATCCATTTTACGGCCCAGGATTCGGCCAAACAAACGCTCAAAACTTTTACACTGGTAAAGCCGCAGGTGAGCGCCCATTACGTGGTAGCCAAGGATGGCAAGGTATACCACATGCTAAATGATTACCTGCGCGCCTGGCAGGCCGGCATCAGCAAGTGGGGCAGCATTACCGATATGAACAGCTGCTCTATAGGTATCGAAATTGATAACAACGGGCACGAGCCTTTTAATGAAGTACAGGTAAAAAGTCTGCTGGCGCTGCTGGCACAGCTTAAAAAAGCTTATAATATTCCAACAGCCAACTTTATCGGGCACCAGGATATTGCCCCGGCCCGCAAGCCCGATCCTGGGCCGCTGTTCCCCTGGAAGTTGCTGGCCACCAAAGGCTTCGGATTTTGGAGCGATGAGCTGCTGGAGCTTCCGCCCGACAACTTTGACTATGCTACCGCGCTGCGCCTGATTGGTTACGATATCAGTAACCTGCCGGCTGCCATAACCGCCTTTAAACGCCACTTTGTACAGGTAGAGGACAGCCCGGTTATGAGTCAGCTTGATTTGAATGTATTATATAATGTGTACAGGAAATATTAA
- a CDS encoding ferredoxin--NADP reductase produces MTIDILKLKVEQIKWETPDTATFYLSNSSGPPLRYKAGQFLTLIFNHRSEEIRRSYSLSSSPDEPLLSITVKRISNGEISRFMLTKIKVGDMLNALAPAGRFIVSGYEQDKSILFFAGGSGIAPIFSQVKYILNRAGKSRLTIIYSSQDASAILFKNELNQLAIQHANRFAVIHLLSSEANRLNADRVETLTRQIVPAKLKNTEFYLCGPFPYMRMIRFALIYMGIEPSQIRKENFVLETVAVTGSTTNFPPRNIRIRFKGELHDLPVGENQSILQAALQNNLPLPYSCRNGVCSTCLAKRVSGEVEMAKNDVLTDTDIAAGLVLTCTGHPVSNNVEISFDG; encoded by the coding sequence ATGACCATCGATATACTAAAACTTAAAGTTGAGCAAATTAAGTGGGAAACTCCGGATACGGCCACCTTTTACCTGTCCAATTCGTCGGGCCCGCCTTTGCGTTATAAAGCCGGGCAATTTCTGACACTGATATTTAACCACCGGAGCGAGGAAATCCGCAGGTCGTATTCCCTAAGTTCATCGCCAGACGAGCCACTGCTTTCCATCACCGTAAAGCGTATCAGCAACGGCGAAATTTCGCGCTTTATGCTTACTAAAATAAAGGTTGGCGATATGCTCAATGCCCTGGCGCCGGCGGGCAGGTTTATAGTGAGTGGTTATGAACAAGATAAATCTATATTATTTTTTGCAGGCGGCAGTGGCATTGCCCCTATATTTTCGCAGGTAAAATATATCCTGAACCGGGCAGGCAAAAGCCGGCTTACAATTATTTACAGCAGTCAGGATGCCAGCGCCATACTGTTTAAAAACGAGCTTAATCAACTGGCCATACAGCATGCCAATAGGTTTGCTGTTATCCACCTTCTAAGCAGCGAAGCCAATCGGCTAAATGCCGATAGGGTTGAAACCTTAACCCGGCAAATAGTACCCGCAAAACTTAAAAATACCGAATTTTACCTCTGCGGCCCATTCCCGTACATGCGGATGATCCGCTTTGCGTTGATATATATGGGGATTGAACCCAGCCAGATCCGGAAGGAAAATTTTGTTTTAGAGACTGTAGCGGTAACCGGCTCCACCACCAATTTCCCTCCCCGTAACATCAGGATCAGATTCAAAGGCGAGTTGCACGATTTGCCCGTGGGCGAAAACCAATCTATTTTACAGGCCGCCCTGCAAAACAATTTGCCCCTGCCCTATAGCTGCCGCAATGGTGTATGCTCTACTTGCCTCGCCAAACGTGTTAGCGGCGAGGTGGAGATGGCCAAAAACGATGTGCTCACCGATACCGATATAGCCGCTGGCCTGGTACTCACCTGCACTGGCCACCCGGTAAGCAACAATGTGGAGATATCCTTTGATGGGTAG
- a CDS encoding superoxide dismutase yields the protein MAFTLPALSYATDALEPHIDKLTMEIHHGKHHQAYVTNLNKALEGKPEADSSIEDIIKNISKFAPAVRNNGGGHYNHTLFWTLLSPNGGGEPTGALAAAITSTFGSIADLKTKVNEAGATRFGSGWAWLIVTADKKLAVCSTPNQDNPLMDIAEVQGTPILGIDVWEHAYYLKYQNRRPDYLAGIWSVINWAHVAELYAKAIA from the coding sequence ATGGCATTTACACTACCGGCGTTATCCTACGCTACCGATGCATTGGAACCGCACATTGATAAACTTACTATGGAAATTCACCATGGTAAACATCACCAGGCTTACGTTACTAATTTAAATAAAGCCCTTGAAGGTAAGCCAGAAGCTGATAGCAGCATTGAGGATATCATCAAAAACATTTCAAAATTCGCGCCTGCTGTACGCAACAATGGTGGTGGTCATTACAACCACACCCTGTTCTGGACTTTGCTTTCACCAAATGGTGGCGGCGAACCTACAGGTGCTTTAGCTGCCGCAATTACCAGCACTTTTGGTTCAATTGCCGATTTAAAAACTAAAGTTAACGAAGCCGGTGCAACCCGTTTTGGCTCGGGCTGGGCATGGTTAATTGTTACTGCTGATAAAAAACTGGCCGTTTGCTCAACTCCAAATCAAGATAACCCTTTAATGGATATTGCCGAAGTACAAGGCACCCCGATTTTAGGTATCGATGTTTGGGAACATGCTTATTACCTTAAATATCAAAATCGCCGTCCTGATTATCTGGCGGGCATCTGGAGCGTAATCAACTGGGCACATGTTGCCGAGCTTTATGCAAAAGCAATAGCTTAA
- a CDS encoding nucleoside deaminase — protein MRYINFEDEPAISPDDFFMGEALKEARYALEEDEIPIGAIVTYGGKIIGRGHNLTERLNDVSAHAEMQALTAAANSMGGKYLQGCTLYVTMEPCVMCAGASYWFQVARIVFGAYDVKLGFGRLNQKITHPKTVITGGIRENECSELVKNFFKGKRK, from the coding sequence ATGAGGTATATAAATTTCGAAGACGAACCCGCCATATCTCCCGACGATTTTTTTATGGGCGAGGCTTTAAAAGAGGCACGCTACGCACTTGAGGAAGATGAGATACCGATTGGCGCTATAGTAACATATGGCGGCAAAATTATTGGCCGCGGCCATAACCTTACCGAACGCCTTAACGATGTATCGGCCCATGCCGAAATGCAGGCGCTTACCGCAGCTGCAAATTCTATGGGGGGTAAATATTTACAAGGATGCACCTTGTATGTTACTATGGAGCCTTGTGTAATGTGTGCCGGGGCATCATACTGGTTCCAGGTGGCGCGGATAGTTTTTGGGGCCTACGATGTTAAACTGGGTTTTGGCAGGCTTAACCAAAAAATAACGCACCCTAAAACCGTAATCACCGGCGGCATCCGCGAAAACGAATGCTCGGAGCTGGTGAAGAATTTTTTCAAGGGGAAGAGGAAGTAG
- a CDS encoding tRNA-binding protein — protein sequence METITWQNFEQVELRAGTILETLDFPEARKPAYKVKVDFGEFGIKWSSAQITKHYTKDTLIGRQILGVINFPKKQIGKFMSEFLVTGFADENGDIVLAAVDKPVPNGSKLI from the coding sequence ATGGAAACCATTACCTGGCAAAATTTTGAACAAGTAGAACTGCGGGCAGGAACCATATTAGAGACCCTTGATTTCCCGGAGGCACGCAAGCCAGCCTATAAGGTGAAGGTTGATTTTGGCGAATTTGGCATCAAATGGTCGAGCGCACAAATTACTAAACACTATACAAAAGACACCCTTATTGGCAGACAGATTTTGGGGGTGATCAATTTCCCTAAAAAGCAAATTGGCAAATTCATGTCGGAGTTTTTGGTGACCGGTTTTGCCGATGAAAATGGCGACATTGTGCTGGCAGCCGTTGATAAACCCGTGCCCAACGGCAGTAAACTGATTTAA
- a CDS encoding porin family protein, which translates to MKKYLLSAALLIAVSISAQAQFSLGVKGGVNFSKINADNVKESTLTGYQAGLFARIGSGLYLQPELYLSGTGGKFDSGDNSQSFSGKVRFTNLNVPLLLGKSFGGKDLNFRVMAGPIYTYQLDKSESLTANGSGAIADFGNYNKSTLGFQAGAGVDIGAITADLRYEGGLSKVNSNYGQRQNLWALSVGFKIL; encoded by the coding sequence ATGAAAAAGTATTTATTAAGTGCCGCATTACTGATAGCAGTGAGCATCAGCGCGCAGGCACAGTTTTCTTTGGGTGTTAAAGGTGGTGTCAATTTTTCTAAAATAAACGCCGACAATGTAAAAGAGTCGACCTTAACTGGATATCAAGCAGGTTTATTTGCCCGCATAGGCAGCGGCCTTTATTTACAGCCCGAATTGTATTTAAGCGGAACAGGTGGAAAATTTGATTCAGGCGACAATTCTCAATCATTTAGCGGAAAAGTAAGGTTCACCAATTTGAACGTTCCATTATTGCTTGGTAAATCATTTGGAGGAAAAGATTTAAATTTTCGTGTAATGGCCGGGCCAATTTATACCTACCAGCTGGATAAAAGCGAAAGTCTGACAGCTAACGGATCGGGCGCAATTGCAGATTTTGGTAACTACAACAAAAGCACATTAGGTTTTCAGGCTGGTGCCGGCGTTGATATCGGCGCAATAACTGCCGATCTGCGTTATGAGGGTGGCTTATCCAAAGTAAACTCTAACTATGGTCAGCGCCAAAACCTTTGGGCTTTAAGCGTTGGTTTTAAGATTTTATAG